Proteins found in one Aquibium microcysteis genomic segment:
- the ubiA gene encoding 4-hydroxybenzoate octaprenyltransferase, with translation MDSIQSRDAQGRVADAPTGHWVYRTLPRWLWPYAQLARWDRPIGWQLLLWPCWWSAALAAIAYARPGEPLMTLLPDPWHLLLFFLGAFAMRGAGCTFNDIVDQDIDEKVERTRSRPLPAGKVTRRGAWAFLVLQSLLGLAVLLQFESFAILLGIASLAIVAIYPFLKRITNWPQLGLGLAFSWGALMGWAAVFGDVDAASLFLYGGSILWVIGYDTIYAHQDKEDDAIVGVRSTARLFGDRTKPALIVLYGGALILMGGACASAMAPFPALAGLLAAGAHMLRQVQALDIDDPDQCLALFKSNNTVGWLIFLGFVGGGVWMAVSPLF, from the coding sequence ATGGACAGCATCCAATCCCGCGACGCGCAGGGCCGGGTCGCAGACGCGCCGACCGGGCACTGGGTCTACCGCACCCTGCCGCGATGGCTGTGGCCCTATGCGCAGCTCGCCCGCTGGGACCGGCCGATCGGCTGGCAGCTCTTGCTGTGGCCGTGCTGGTGGTCGGCGGCACTGGCTGCGATCGCCTATGCGCGGCCGGGCGAGCCGCTGATGACGCTGCTGCCCGACCCGTGGCATCTCCTGTTGTTCTTCCTCGGCGCCTTCGCCATGCGCGGCGCGGGCTGCACCTTCAACGACATCGTCGACCAGGACATCGACGAGAAGGTGGAACGCACGCGCTCGCGGCCGCTGCCCGCCGGCAAGGTGACGCGGCGCGGCGCCTGGGCCTTCCTCGTGCTGCAGTCACTCCTGGGGCTGGCCGTGCTCCTGCAGTTCGAGAGCTTCGCCATCCTGCTCGGCATCGCCTCGCTGGCGATCGTGGCGATCTACCCCTTCCTGAAGCGCATCACGAACTGGCCGCAGCTGGGGCTCGGCCTCGCCTTCTCCTGGGGCGCGCTGATGGGCTGGGCGGCGGTGTTCGGCGACGTCGACGCCGCCTCGCTGTTCCTCTATGGCGGCTCGATCCTGTGGGTGATCGGCTACGACACGATCTATGCGCACCAGGACAAGGAGGACGACGCCATCGTGGGCGTGCGCTCGACGGCGCGGCTGTTCGGCGACAGGACCAAGCCGGCGCTGATCGTGCTCTATGGCGGGGCGCTCATCCTGATGGGCGGGGCCTGCGCTTCCGCCATGGCGCCGTTTCCGGCGCTGGCCGGCCTGCTGGCGGCCGGGGCGCACATGCTGCGCCAGGTTCAGGCGCTCGACATCGACGACCCCGACCAGTGCCTGGCGCTGTTCAAGTCGAACAACACGGTTGGCTGGCTGATCTTCCTCGGCTTCGTCGGCGGCGGCGTGTGGATGGCGGTCAGCCCGCTGTTCTGA
- a CDS encoding acyltransferase family protein, producing the protein MLRLTHVDLARGLAALAVMLVHYRWLFDPPLWNPAYADRLPLHGLLWPFYDYGGAAVQAFWVLSGVVFAVTYCRANVSFGLRDFAVRRFSRLYPLHFATLLLVAAIQALSFAVFGAPQVYGNNDAYHFVLQLFFASSWGFQVGDSFNGPIWSVSVEIIAYAMFAAYVLVAPRSIAAALAIACLGIVCWLLSDNVIVYCFGLFFLGVAASLGVTSVAGRLSKRSMLSLGLTLPSFGVAIAAAVVWAGQIDRLPTALTLVCLPVAIAGLVCLDHARPPVPASLGWIGAITYATYLTHMPILMVMKMVIAALGWQEWVSHPATLALFLGTVIAVSIPVYRRFEVPAQRWLRDRLLPAAPAAISAPRPPEEDDRLRIAVVRKDDDLRHA; encoded by the coding sequence TTGCTTCGTCTCACCCATGTCGATCTCGCGCGCGGCCTCGCCGCCCTGGCGGTGATGCTCGTCCACTACCGCTGGCTGTTCGATCCGCCGCTGTGGAATCCCGCCTATGCCGACCGGCTGCCGCTCCATGGCCTGCTCTGGCCTTTCTACGATTACGGCGGTGCGGCCGTGCAGGCCTTCTGGGTCCTGTCGGGCGTGGTGTTCGCCGTCACCTACTGCCGCGCGAACGTGTCCTTCGGCCTGCGCGATTTCGCGGTGCGCCGCTTCTCCCGCCTCTACCCGCTGCACTTCGCCACGCTGCTGCTCGTCGCGGCCATCCAGGCGCTCAGCTTCGCCGTCTTCGGCGCACCGCAGGTCTACGGGAACAACGACGCCTATCACTTCGTCCTGCAGCTCTTCTTCGCCTCCAGCTGGGGCTTCCAGGTCGGCGATTCCTTCAACGGCCCGATCTGGAGCGTCTCGGTCGAGATCATCGCCTATGCGATGTTCGCCGCCTATGTGCTCGTCGCCCCGCGCAGCATCGCGGCGGCACTGGCCATCGCCTGCCTCGGCATCGTCTGCTGGCTGCTGTCGGACAACGTCATCGTCTACTGCTTCGGTCTGTTCTTCCTCGGCGTCGCCGCTTCGCTCGGCGTCACCTCCGTCGCCGGGCGCCTGTCGAAGCGGTCCATGCTGTCGCTCGGTCTCACCCTCCCGTCGTTCGGCGTCGCGATCGCGGCGGCCGTGGTGTGGGCCGGCCAGATCGACCGGCTTCCGACGGCGCTCACCCTCGTCTGCCTGCCGGTCGCCATCGCCGGGCTCGTCTGTCTGGATCACGCGCGGCCGCCGGTCCCGGCGTCGCTCGGCTGGATCGGCGCGATCACCTACGCCACCTATCTCACCCACATGCCCATCCTGATGGTGATGAAGATGGTCATCGCGGCGCTGGGCTGGCAGGAATGGGTATCCCATCCCGCCACGCTGGCGCTGTTTCTCGGCACCGTGATCGCGGTCAGCATTCCGGTCTACCGCCGTTTCGAAGTGCCGGCGCAGCGCTGGCTGAGAGACAGGCTCCTGCCGGCGGCACCGGCCGCCATCTCCGCCCCCCGCCCTCCCGAAGAAGACGACCGGCTCCGCATCGCCGTCGTGCGGAAAGACGATGACCTCAGACATGCCTGA
- a CDS encoding acyl-CoA dehydrogenase: MYRAPLDDISFALNEIAGLSAAIDAGVFPDLSADLVDAILAEAGRFAGEEVAPAGKVGDTQGAVWADAAVTTPAGWADLYTRWREGGWNALSGPAEFGGQGLPQMLGVAALEMWNAGSMAFALGPTLTMGAVDALEKHASHELQQLYLPKLVSGEWMGTMNLTEPQAGSDLAALRARAEPAGDGTYRIFGQKIYITYGEHDFTDNIVHLVLARLPDAPAGTRGISLFLVPKFLPDADGNPGARNDVFCASIEHKLGIHGSPTCTMIYGDGKFGDAPGAIGWLIGEENKGLACMFTMMNNARLAVGMQGVAIAEAAWQKAHAYAVERRQGRAEGHTGEGMAPIVLHPDVQRNLLTMKALTAAARAIAYSCAHATDMGRATSGDAARHWQDRANLLTPVAKAFATDIGVDVASIGVQVHGGMGFIEETGAAVLYRDARIAPIYEGTNGIQAIDLVTRKLPLAGGEHVHGFIAELRADAETVRASNLPAFGRSAGKIAAAIDDLETTTRFLQDCLASGRTKEALAGATPYLRLFALAASAAMLGRGAVASQDANRIALCRFHAENLVGETAALKERVMEGAESLAEAAKALG; this comes from the coding sequence ATGTATCGTGCCCCCCTCGACGACATTTCCTTCGCGCTGAACGAGATCGCCGGCCTTTCCGCCGCGATCGACGCCGGCGTCTTCCCCGACCTCTCCGCCGACCTCGTCGACGCCATCCTCGCCGAGGCCGGCCGCTTCGCCGGCGAGGAGGTCGCGCCCGCGGGCAAGGTCGGCGACACGCAGGGCGCCGTCTGGGCCGACGCGGCCGTCACCACGCCGGCCGGCTGGGCGGACCTCTACACCCGCTGGCGCGAGGGCGGCTGGAACGCGCTGTCCGGACCGGCCGAGTTCGGCGGCCAGGGCCTGCCGCAGATGCTGGGCGTCGCCGCGCTCGAAATGTGGAACGCCGGTTCCATGGCCTTCGCGCTCGGGCCGACGCTCACCATGGGCGCCGTCGACGCGCTGGAAAAGCACGCCAGCCACGAACTCCAGCAGCTCTATCTGCCGAAGCTCGTCTCCGGCGAGTGGATGGGCACCATGAACCTGACCGAGCCGCAGGCCGGCTCGGATCTCGCCGCCCTGCGCGCCCGCGCAGAGCCGGCCGGCGACGGCACCTACCGCATCTTCGGCCAGAAGATCTACATCACCTATGGCGAGCACGACTTCACCGACAACATCGTCCACCTCGTGCTTGCCCGCCTGCCCGACGCGCCGGCCGGCACGCGCGGCATCTCGCTCTTCCTGGTGCCGAAGTTCCTGCCGGACGCGGACGGCAATCCCGGCGCCCGCAACGACGTCTTCTGCGCCTCCATCGAGCACAAGCTCGGCATCCACGGCTCGCCCACCTGCACCATGATCTACGGCGACGGGAAGTTCGGCGACGCGCCGGGCGCCATCGGCTGGCTGATCGGCGAGGAGAACAAGGGGCTGGCCTGCATGTTCACCATGATGAACAACGCCCGCCTCGCCGTCGGCATGCAGGGCGTGGCCATCGCGGAGGCCGCCTGGCAGAAGGCGCACGCCTATGCCGTCGAGCGGCGCCAGGGCAGGGCCGAGGGCCATACGGGCGAGGGCATGGCGCCCATCGTCCTGCACCCCGACGTGCAGCGCAACCTGCTGACCATGAAGGCGCTGACGGCGGCGGCCCGCGCCATCGCCTATTCCTGCGCCCATGCCACCGACATGGGCCGCGCGACCTCGGGCGACGCGGCGCGCCACTGGCAGGACCGCGCCAACCTGCTCACGCCCGTCGCCAAGGCCTTCGCCACCGACATCGGCGTCGACGTCGCCTCGATCGGCGTCCAGGTCCATGGCGGCATGGGCTTCATCGAGGAGACGGGCGCGGCCGTCCTCTACCGCGACGCCCGCATCGCGCCGATCTACGAGGGCACCAACGGCATCCAGGCCATCGACCTCGTCACCCGCAAGCTGCCGCTGGCGGGCGGCGAACACGTGCACGGCTTCATCGCCGAGCTGCGCGCCGACGCCGAGACCGTCCGCGCCTCCAACCTGCCGGCCTTCGGCCGCTCGGCCGGAAAGATCGCCGCCGCCATCGACGACCTCGAGACCACCACCCGCTTCCTGCAGGACTGCCTCGCCTCCGGCCGCACGAAGGAAGCGCTCGCCGGCGCCACGCCCTACCTTCGCCTTTTCGCCCTCGCGGCGTCCGCCGCCATGCTCGGCCGCGGCGCCGTCGCCTCGCAGGACGCCAACCGCATCGCGCTCTGCCGCTTCCACGCCGAAAACCTCGTCGGCGAGACCGCGGCGCTGAAGGAGCGGGTGATGGAAGGGGCCGAAAGCCTGGCCGAGGCCGCGAAGGCGCTGGGGTGA
- a CDS encoding methyltransferase family protein translates to MSVEAFHQRTRIRLLQAGGVALGLLLLAGQPLWTGAIHERLEFLGFCLVVACIAGRLWSILYLGGRKNRTLVVEGPYSMTRNPLYVFSTVGAVGVGLIYGSVVVALLLGMLSIAAFTLTARKEEVFLRDAFGPAYAAYAERTPLFWPRPSLYRDSAEVSFSPKVLKQTFLDGLVFLAMFPALEAIEWLQAEGVLKVFFHFA, encoded by the coding sequence ATGTCCGTCGAAGCCTTCCACCAGCGTACGCGCATCCGGCTGCTGCAGGCGGGCGGGGTGGCGCTCGGCCTGCTGCTGCTGGCGGGGCAGCCGCTGTGGACCGGCGCGATCCACGAGCGGCTGGAGTTCCTCGGCTTCTGCCTCGTGGTGGCCTGCATCGCCGGACGACTGTGGAGCATCCTCTATCTCGGCGGTCGCAAGAACCGGACGCTGGTGGTGGAGGGGCCGTATTCGATGACGCGCAACCCGCTCTACGTCTTCTCGACCGTCGGCGCCGTCGGCGTCGGGCTGATCTACGGCTCGGTGGTCGTGGCGCTGCTGCTCGGCATGCTGAGCATCGCTGCGTTCACCCTGACGGCGCGCAAGGAGGAAGTCTTCCTGCGGGACGCCTTCGGACCGGCCTATGCGGCCTATGCCGAACGCACGCCGCTGTTCTGGCCGCGCCCCTCGCTCTACCGCGATTCCGCGGAGGTCTCGTTCTCGCCGAAGGTGCTGAAGCAGACCTTTCTCGACGGGCTGGTGTTCCTGGCGATGTTCCCGGCACTCGAAGCAATCGAATGGCTGCAGGCGGAGGGCGTGCTCAAGGTGTTCTTCCACTTCGCCTAG
- a CDS encoding helix-turn-helix domain-containing protein has product MATKARFRSDIAEAIHSSAAMLHKVGALDKATMRDFDARHLVVPDRMEPAQIKQIREANNVSQPVFARYLNTSESTVEKWETGAKRPSGVALKLLSVVQKHGLTVLK; this is encoded by the coding sequence ATGGCGACGAAGGCCAGGTTCAGGAGCGACATCGCTGAGGCCATCCATTCGTCGGCGGCCATGCTCCACAAGGTCGGAGCACTGGACAAGGCGACGATGCGGGACTTCGACGCCCGCCATCTGGTCGTGCCTGACAGGATGGAACCTGCGCAGATCAAGCAGATCCGCGAGGCCAACAATGTCAGCCAGCCGGTGTTCGCCCGCTACCTCAACACCAGCGAAAGCACGGTCGAGAAGTGGGAGACCGGCGCGAAGCGGCCGAGCGGCGTGGCACTGAAACTGCTCTCGGTGGTCCAGAAGCATGGCTTGACCGTGCTCAAGTAA
- a CDS encoding crotonase/enoyl-CoA hydratase family protein, protein MTDHIEITRHGAVQAIRMNRPDKKNAITRAMYATMAAALTAGDADPAIRVHLVLGVPGAFSSGNDLADFMAVALGGEGGTEVYDFLIALARSRKPVLSAVDGIAVGIGTTINLHCDLTLATPRTVFRTPFVDLGLVPEAGSSLLAPATLGRQQAFALLGLGEGFSADRALAAGLIYRVVPEADLEAEALALAATLATRPPEALAIARDLMLGDRDTLVARIEEEGRHFRARLKSDEAREAFMAFMGRKKG, encoded by the coding sequence ATGACAGACCACATCGAGATCACCCGCCACGGCGCCGTCCAGGCGATCCGGATGAACCGCCCGGACAAGAAGAACGCCATCACGCGGGCCATGTACGCCACGATGGCCGCCGCGCTGACGGCGGGCGACGCCGATCCCGCCATCCGCGTCCACCTCGTCCTCGGCGTGCCGGGCGCCTTCTCCTCGGGCAACGATCTCGCCGACTTCATGGCGGTCGCCCTGGGCGGGGAGGGCGGCACGGAGGTCTACGACTTCCTGATCGCGCTCGCCCGGTCGCGAAAGCCGGTCCTCTCGGCCGTCGACGGCATCGCGGTGGGCATCGGCACCACCATCAACCTGCACTGCGACCTGACGCTCGCCACCCCGCGCACCGTCTTCCGCACCCCCTTCGTCGATCTCGGCCTCGTGCCGGAAGCCGGCTCCAGCCTGCTCGCCCCCGCCACCCTCGGCCGCCAGCAGGCCTTCGCCCTGCTCGGCCTCGGCGAAGGCTTCTCCGCCGACCGCGCGCTCGCCGCCGGCCTGATCTACCGCGTCGTGCCGGAAGCCGACCTCGAAGCCGAGGCCCTGGCGCTGGCCGCCACCCTCGCCACCCGCCCCCCCGAGGCCCTGGCCATCGCCCGCGACCTGATGCTCGGCGACCGCGACACCCTCGTCGCCCGCATCGAGGAAGAAGGCCGCCACTTCCGCGCGCGGCTGAAGTCGGACGAGGCGCGGGAAGCCTTCATGGCGTTCATGGGAAGGAAGAAGGGGTAG
- a CDS encoding L-threonylcarbamoyladenylate synthase encodes MADIVPEAEALARAGELILAGLPVALPTETVYGLAADATSGQAVARIYEAKGRPRFNPLIVHVADRAMADRIGVLDPVSQRLADAFWPGPLTLVVPLRDGAGISPLVTAGLGTVGLRMPVGFAARLIAATGRPLAAPSANSSGRISATSAEAVARDLGDRIPLVVDGGATPVGVESTIVKVGDGNLRLLRPGGIAAADIEAVAGLPLTRGGTRREGAGDAAGVEAPGMLASHYAPRAAVRLGASSVGAGEALLAFGPSRIPGAEKAAALANLSPSGDLREAAANLFAMLSLLDRSGAPVIAVEPIPVEGLGEAIADRLARAAAPRG; translated from the coding sequence ATGGCCGACATCGTCCCCGAGGCCGAGGCGCTGGCCCGCGCCGGCGAACTGATCCTCGCCGGCCTGCCCGTCGCCCTGCCGACGGAAACCGTCTATGGCCTCGCCGCCGACGCCACCAGCGGGCAGGCCGTGGCGCGCATCTACGAGGCCAAGGGCCGCCCGCGCTTCAACCCGTTGATCGTCCACGTCGCCGACCGCGCCATGGCCGACCGCATCGGCGTGCTCGATCCCGTGTCGCAGCGGCTGGCCGATGCCTTCTGGCCCGGCCCGCTCACCCTCGTCGTGCCGCTGCGCGACGGCGCCGGCATCAGCCCGCTGGTCACGGCGGGGCTCGGCACCGTCGGCCTGCGCATGCCCGTCGGCTTCGCCGCGAGGCTGATCGCGGCCACCGGCCGGCCGCTCGCCGCCCCCAGCGCCAATTCCTCCGGCCGCATCTCGGCCACCAGCGCCGAGGCCGTCGCCAGAGATCTCGGCGACCGCATCCCGCTCGTCGTCGACGGCGGGGCCACGCCGGTCGGCGTCGAATCCACCATCGTCAAGGTCGGGGACGGGAACCTGCGCCTGCTCCGGCCGGGCGGCATCGCGGCCGCCGACATCGAGGCCGTCGCGGGCCTGCCGCTGACGCGCGGCGGTACCAGGCGGGAAGGGGCCGGCGATGCCGCGGGCGTGGAAGCGCCGGGCATGCTCGCCTCGCACTACGCGCCGCGCGCGGCCGTCCGGCTCGGCGCGTCGTCGGTCGGGGCAGGGGAGGCGCTGCTCGCTTTCGGTCCCTCCCGCATTCCCGGCGCCGAGAAGGCCGCCGCCCTGGCCAACCTGTCGCCGTCGGGCGACCTGCGCGAAGCCGCCGCCAATCTCTTCGCCATGCTGTCGCTGCTCGACCGGTCCGGCGCGCCGGTCATCGCCGTCGAGCCGATCCCCGTCGAGGGTCTCGGCGAAGCCATCGCCGACCGCCTCGCCCGCGCCGCCGCCCCGCGCGGCTGA
- a CDS encoding BrnA antitoxin family protein, which produces MKEAGELHHDADAPEGESLGAEFWAHAAIEEPKRPRSVHLKLDPDVFEFFRQQAGGKGHLTKMQNVLKAYAKAHRP; this is translated from the coding sequence ATGAAGGAGGCCGGTGAACTGCATCACGATGCGGATGCGCCCGAAGGCGAGAGCCTGGGAGCGGAGTTCTGGGCGCATGCGGCGATCGAGGAACCAAAGAGGCCTCGTTCGGTCCATCTCAAGCTCGATCCGGACGTGTTCGAGTTCTTCCGGCAGCAGGCGGGCGGCAAGGGCCATCTGACGAAGATGCAGAACGTGCTGAAGGCCTATGCGAAGGCGCATCGGCCTTGA
- a CDS encoding FAD-binding oxidoreductase, whose product MTATLPPDRLARFAAIVGERHALTAPADVAPHVTEPRGLWTGRTGLVLKPGSVDEVSKVLALASETRTPVVPQGGNTGLVGGGTPDMSGGQVVLSLSRLDRIRELDVASNTITVEAGVVLQRIQEAADAADRLFPLSLASQGSAQIGGNLSSNAGGTGVLAYGNARELCLGVEVVLPTGQVFDDLRKLKKDNTGYDLKNLFVGAEGTLGVITAAVLKLVPKPRGREVAWVGLASPERALALFSLALDRAGSGLTAFELCAAISVDFSVRHTPGLTPPLRGDHPWLVLMEISSGRSADDARALIEEILAEGIGAGHADDAVIAQNLAQAHAFWAIREAMSDAQKPEGASIKHDISVPVAAIPAFIEKAGRAVLAAAPGARLVTFGHMGDGNLHYNVSQPAGGDKAAFLARYRELNDIVHAVVREFSGSISAEHGIGRMKRDELLATQPPVATDLMRRIKASFDPAGIMNPGKVI is encoded by the coding sequence ATGACCGCCACTCTCCCGCCCGATCGCCTCGCCCGCTTCGCCGCCATCGTCGGCGAACGCCACGCGCTGACCGCTCCGGCCGACGTCGCCCCGCACGTCACCGAGCCGCGCGGCCTGTGGACCGGCCGCACCGGCCTCGTGCTGAAGCCGGGATCCGTCGACGAGGTCTCGAAAGTCCTCGCGCTCGCCAGCGAGACGCGCACGCCGGTCGTGCCGCAGGGCGGCAACACCGGCCTCGTCGGCGGCGGCACGCCCGACATGTCGGGCGGCCAGGTCGTCCTGTCGCTGTCGCGCCTCGACCGCATCCGCGAACTCGACGTCGCCTCGAACACCATCACCGTCGAGGCCGGCGTCGTTCTCCAGCGCATCCAGGAGGCGGCCGATGCCGCGGACCGGCTCTTCCCGCTCTCGCTCGCCTCGCAGGGCTCGGCCCAGATCGGCGGCAACCTCTCGTCCAATGCCGGCGGCACGGGCGTGCTCGCCTACGGCAATGCGCGCGAGCTCTGCCTCGGCGTCGAGGTGGTGCTGCCCACCGGCCAGGTCTTCGACGATCTGCGCAAGCTGAAGAAGGACAACACCGGCTACGACCTGAAGAACCTGTTCGTCGGCGCCGAGGGCACGCTCGGCGTCATCACCGCCGCCGTGCTGAAGCTGGTGCCGAAGCCCAGGGGCCGCGAGGTCGCCTGGGTCGGCCTCGCTTCGCCGGAGCGCGCGCTGGCGCTGTTTTCGCTGGCGCTCGACCGCGCCGGCTCCGGTCTCACCGCCTTCGAGCTCTGCGCGGCGATCTCGGTCGACTTCTCCGTCCGCCACACCCCCGGCCTCACGCCGCCGCTGCGCGGTGACCACCCCTGGCTGGTGCTGATGGAAATCTCGTCCGGCCGCTCGGCGGACGATGCCCGCGCCCTGATCGAGGAGATCCTCGCCGAAGGCATCGGGGCCGGCCACGCCGACGATGCCGTCATCGCCCAGAACCTCGCCCAGGCGCACGCCTTCTGGGCGATCCGCGAGGCGATGTCCGACGCCCAGAAGCCGGAAGGCGCTTCCATCAAGCACGACATCTCGGTGCCGGTGGCGGCGATCCCCGCCTTCATCGAGAAGGCCGGCCGGGCCGTGCTTGCGGCAGCGCCCGGTGCCCGCCTCGTCACCTTCGGCCACATGGGCGACGGCAACCTGCACTACAACGTCTCGCAGCCGGCCGGCGGCGACAAGGCCGCCTTCCTCGCCCGCTACCGCGAGCTCAACGACATCGTCCACGCCGTCGTGCGCGAATTTTCCGGCTCCATCTCGGCCGAACACGGCATCGGCCGCATGAAGCGCGACGAACTCCTCGCCACCCAGCCCCCCGTCGCCACAGACCTGATGCGCCGCATCAAGGCGAGCTTCGACCCGGCCGGCATCATGAACCCCGGCAAGGTCATCTGA
- a CDS encoding BrnT family toxin, which produces MVFEWDERKRQQIIKQRGVDIVYAALIFEGTVLTRSDDREDYGEERLISLGMVDNECFVVVHTERHGSTRLITAWKGGRRERAGYQAGIARRHKADEGGR; this is translated from the coding sequence ATGGTTTTCGAATGGGACGAACGCAAGCGCCAGCAGATCATCAAGCAGCGTGGCGTCGACATCGTCTATGCCGCCCTGATTTTCGAAGGCACCGTCCTGACCCGGAGCGATGATCGCGAGGACTACGGCGAGGAGAGGCTGATATCGCTCGGCATGGTCGACAACGAATGTTTCGTCGTGGTCCATACCGAGCGACATGGGTCGACGAGGCTGATCACAGCATGGAAAGGAGGCCGCCGTGAGCGAGCCGGATATCAGGCGGGCATCGCTCGCCGACATAAGGCGGATGAAGGAGGCCGGTGA
- a CDS encoding type II toxin-antitoxin system VapC family toxin, translating into MPGVLLDTHALYWLVSGAVPLRDEALVAIGENQATGTLYLSPITAWELAIAAQKPPHRDPPHLDATISNWFRAAIRATSSRVLPINRTIAIEAAEVPNATGHKDPGDCYLIATARIRQIPIITRDAVIRKLAAENPGYLDLILC; encoded by the coding sequence TTGCCGGGCGTCCTGCTCGATACGCACGCCCTGTACTGGCTGGTGAGCGGAGCGGTGCCGCTGAGAGACGAAGCTCTGGTCGCAATCGGCGAAAACCAGGCGACCGGAACGCTCTACCTGTCTCCGATAACCGCGTGGGAACTGGCCATCGCGGCACAGAAGCCACCGCACAGAGACCCTCCCCATCTCGATGCCACGATCTCGAACTGGTTCAGGGCGGCCATTCGGGCGACGTCGTCGAGGGTCCTGCCGATCAACCGGACGATCGCCATCGAGGCCGCCGAAGTGCCGAATGCGACAGGCCACAAGGATCCAGGCGATTGTTACCTGATCGCGACCGCGCGGATCCGGCAGATCCCGATCATCACGCGGGACGCCGTAATTCGGAAGCTGGCAGCCGAGAATCCCGGCTATCTCGACCTCATCCTGTGCTGA
- a CDS encoding DUF6101 family protein has protein sequence MNSVTKPGWAGRNMRLDPFRLPQMTSYASRDDLGEVTVTIDRRGAVMRRVLERSGLPVSLLLPARTFDGIAARAIEDGRGNVTVTLELHHRDPMLCVPLLVADDLDDVAADWRAWSEVLKLPMLLIEADGVARSLESSLSSTRPVDRRKRVGSQPRRPRFLARRRKGDLGLRLVVKGEEIIARN, from the coding sequence ATGAACTCGGTGACCAAGCCCGGCTGGGCCGGCCGCAACATGCGGCTCGACCCGTTCCGGTTGCCCCAGATGACGAGCTACGCATCGCGAGACGACCTCGGCGAGGTCACCGTGACGATCGACCGGCGCGGCGCCGTCATGCGCCGCGTCCTCGAACGGTCGGGACTGCCGGTGTCGCTGCTCCTGCCGGCGCGCACCTTCGACGGCATCGCCGCCCGCGCCATCGAGGACGGCCGCGGCAACGTCACCGTCACGCTCGAACTCCACCACCGCGACCCGATGCTGTGCGTGCCGCTGCTCGTCGCCGACGATCTCGACGACGTGGCCGCCGACTGGCGCGCCTGGTCTGAGGTGCTCAAGCTGCCGATGCTGCTGATCGAGGCCGACGGTGTGGCCCGTTCGCTCGAATCCTCGCTGAGTTCGACGCGTCCGGTCGACCGGCGCAAGCGCGTCGGCTCGCAGCCGCGCCGGCCGCGCTTCCTCGCGCGCCGCCGCAAGGGCGATCTCGGCCTGCGCCTGGTGGTGAAGGGCGAGGAGATCATCGCCCGCAACTGA